In the Candidatus Thioglobus sp. genome, CGTTTGTAAATAAAGACACTACAAATAGATAGGACAAAACACATGAGTAACCAAAATATTAGAATTAAATTAAAAGCATTTGATCATCGTTTAATCGACAAATCAGCGCTTGAAATTGTAGAGACTGCTAAACGCACTGGTGCTAGTGTAAGAGGGCCAATCCCTCTTCCATCTAAGAAAGAGCGCTTTACTGTATTGACTTCTCCGCACGTTAACAAAAAAGCGAGAGATCAGTATGAGTTAAGAACTTACATTAGATTAATGGACGTTATTAGCCCAACAGATAAGACAGTAGACGCCTTAATGAAGTTAGATTTAGCTGCTGGTGTTGATGTAGCAATCAAGCTTAACTAGACAGATATAAATAAATTAGGAATAAGATCATGGCAATTGGTTTAGTAGGACAAAAATTAGGTATGACACGCTTAGTGAACGACGATGGCTCGGTCACGCCGGTTAGTGTTATAAAAATTGAACCTAATCGTGTTGTTCAAACAAGAACACTTGAAGTTGACGGCTATAGCGCTGTTCAAGTTACAACAGGTGCAAAAGTTAACAAAAAGGGTGAAGCTAAAGTACGTCGTGTACCTGCTGCAATCAAAGGCCATTATGCGAAAGCATCGCAAGAAATTGGCTTAGGTCTATGGGAATTTAGAGCAGATCCAAGCGAAATTTCAGATGCAACGAGTTTCGATATTTCTTTTTTTGGAACTGGGCATTATATTGATGTAACTGGCCAATCTAAAGGTAAAGGTTTTCAGGGTGGTGTTAAGCGTCATAACTTCCAAATGCAAGATGCTACTCACGGTAACTCAGTCTCTCACCGAGCGATTGGTTCTACTGGACAGTGTCAGGAGCCTGGTCGTGTATTTAAAGGAAAGAAGATGGCTGGGCACATGGGTGCTGAGCAAGTAACTCAAGAGTGTTTAGAGATTGTTAAGGTTGATAACGATAAAAATGTAATTTTAGTGAAGGGCTCAATACCTGGTTCAACTAACGGCATTGTTAAAGTTTCGTTATCACCTAAGAAGGACAAAATTAACGTTGTAGTTACTAAAAATATTCAAGATAATGCAGCTTCTGAAGCTGTTGAATCTACAGAAGCGTAAGGTTTTTAAGATGAAATTAAAAGTATTAAACATAAGCACAAAAAAGTCAACTACCGCTGAAGTAGATGATACTATTTTTGCAAGAGATTACAACCAGTCATTGGTTCATCAAGTTACTACAGCTTATATGGCAGGTGGTCGTCAGGGCTCTAAAGCTCAAAAGAATCGTGCTGCAGTAAGCGGCGGTGGTAAGAAGCCATGGAACCAAAAAGGTACTGGTCGTGCCCGTGCAGGTACATCGCGTGGCCCAATCTGGCGTTCAGGTGGTGTTACATTTGCTGCACAACCTCGTAGCTACGCTCAAAAAGTTAACAAGAAAATGTACAAAGGCGCTATATCAGTAATTTTTTCTGAATTAGCACGTACAGAACGCTTAAAGGTTGTTTCTGAATTTGATGTTCAAGAAGCTAAGACTAAAAATATAACAGCACTTCTTAAATCATTAAATATTAAAGATGCATTATTAATGACAGATGAGCTAGATGAAAATTTATACTTATCTTCGCGTAACTTATACCATGTTGGTGTCTGCGACACACAAAGTATTGATCCAGTTAGTTTAATTGGCTATCAAAATGTTGTTGTTACAGAAGCTGCATTGAAAAGAATTGAGGCAATGTTATGAATCAAGAAAAAATATTAAAAACTATATTGTCACCGCTTGTTTCTGAAAAAACAGCAATGTTATCAGCAAGCAATCAATACGCTTTTAAAGTTCGTGTTGATAGTAACAAGAAAGAAATTAAAACAGCCGTCGAATTATTGTTCGGCGTAACAGTTGAAAATGTTACAACTTCAGTTGTTAAAGGTAAACAGAAAGTATTTAAAGGCAGGATTGGTCGTCGTGTCAATTGGAAGAAGGCAATGGTAAAAGTGTCTGAAGGCCAAATGATTGACGTTAGCGCATCTTAAGAGAATATTATGGCAGAAGTAATTAGAAGAAAGCCTACCTCACCCGGTAGAAGATTTGTAGTTAATATTGTAGATAAAGATCTACATAAAGGCGAACCTTATGCGCCTTTAACTGAAAGCAAAAATAGAATTAGTGGTCGTAATAACGCTGGTCGTATTACTACCCGTCATAAAGGTGGTGGCCATAAGCGTCGTTACCGTATTATTGACTTTAAACGTAATAAAGATGATATTACAGCGCGTGTAGAACGTCTGGAATATGATCCTAACCGAAGTGCAAATATCGCATTAGTTTTATATGCAGATGGTGAGCGTCGTTATATCATCGCTCCTAAAGGTTTAAAGGCCGGTGATAGCGTTATTTCTGGTACTACAGTTACAATTCAAACAGGTAATGTTATGCCTTTGGCCAACATACCTTTAGGTAGTGTTGTTCATTGTATTGAATTACAACCTAAGAAAGGTGCTCAAATTGCACGTAGTGCAGGAACATCAGCACAACTTATTGCTAAAGAAGGTAGCTATGTAACGCTAAGATTGCGTTCTGGTGAAGTTCGCAAAGTATTGGCAGAATGTCGTGCCACCATAGGTGAAGTTTCTAAGAAAGAACATAGTTTAAGAAAATTAGGTAAAGCGGGCGCAACTCGCTGGAGAGGTGTTAGACCAACCGTTCGTGGTGTAGTAATGAACCCAGTTGATCATCCACATGGTGGTGGTGAAGGTAAAACAAGTGGTGGTCGTCATCCAGTTTCACCTTGGGGTACACCAACTAAAGGTTATAAGACACGTAGCAATAAACGTACTGATAAGCTTATCGTACGTCGCAGGAATAAGGGTTAATCATGGGTAGATCATTAAGAAAAGGACCATTTGTAGACGAGCATTTAATTAAGAAAGTTTTAACAGCTCAAGAGAACAACGATAGAAAACCAATTAAAACTTGGTCGCGTCGCTCAGTAATCGTACCTGAGATGATTGGTTTAACTATTGCAGTTCATAATGGCAGAGCTCATGTTCCAGTATCAGTTACTGAAGAAATGATTGGTCATAAGTTGGGTGAATTTTCTCAAACTAGAACTTTTAATGGCCACTCTGGTGACCGCAAATAATCAAAGGTGAATGAAATGAAAGAAGTTAAAGCAGTACATAAATATGCTAAAACCTCAGCTTTTAAAGCGCGTTTGGTTGCAGATCAAATTCGCATGAAGTCAGTAGAAGAAGCATTAAATCTTTTATCGTTTAGCAATAAAAAAGCTGCGGTATTAGTTAAAAAAGTATTAAATTCAGCGATCTCTAATGCCGAACATAACGACGGCATTGATATCGATGAATTAAAAGTAAGCAGCGTTTACATTGATGAAGGTTCAACGATGAAAAGAATTCGTCCAAGAGCTAAAGGTCGTGCAAACAGAATTTTAAAAAGAACAAGCCACATTACTGTCGGCGTAAGCAAGTAGGTTTAGTATGGGTCAAAAAGTAAATCCAAAAGGTATTAGATTAGGTATTGTTAAAGATTGGGATTCTAAATGGTATGCCAATTCTCAAGATTACCCTAAATTCTTATTGTCTGATATTGCAGTTAGAGATTTCTTATTCGAGAAATTGAGTTCAGCTTCTGTGAGTCGTGTGCAAATTGAGCGTTTAGCTAATAATGCCAAAGTTACTATTCATACAGCTCGTCCAGGTATTGTTATTGGTAAGAAGGGTGCAGACATTGAGCAGTTGAAAGCAACTATTTCAAAAATGATGGGCATCCCTGTTCATATTAATATTGAAGAAATTAAAAAACCTGAGCTTGACGCTCGTCTAGTCGCTGAGAATATCGCTCAACAACTTGAAAAGCGTGTTATGTATCGTCGTGCTGTAAAACGTGTTCTAGGAAATGCAACACGATTAGGCGCACAAGGTATCAAGATAATGGTAAGTGGTCGTTTGAATGGTGCTGAAATTGCACGTTCTGAATGGTACCGTGAAGGTCGTGTTCCATTGCATACTTTCAGAGCTGATGTGGATTATTCTTCATATGGCGCTAACACACAGTATGGTGTGATCGGTATTAAAGTTTGGATCTTTAAAGGTGAAATTCTGGACCATAAAAAAGGTACATTAGATGAGGTTGCTCGTCGTGGTGCTACAAATCAAATCGGTAAGAAGTAATAAGGACTGAGAAATGTTACAACCTAAACGTACAAAATTTAGAAAAATGATGAAAGGCCGTAACCGCGGTCTTGCAGCTGGCCATAAGGTTAGTTTTGGTGAAATTGGCCTTCAAGCTACTGGTAGATGTCGCATGACTGCTAGACAAATTGAATCAGCACGTCGTGCAATGACTCGTCATGTTAAGCGTACTGGTAAAATTTGGATTCGTGTTTTTCCGGACAAGCCAATTACTAAAAAACCTTTAGAAGTTAGAATGGGTAAAGGTAAAGGTAGTGTTGAATATTGGGTTTGCCAAATTAAACCTGGTCAAATGTTGTTTGAAATGCAAGGTGTTGATGAAACAATTGCACGAGAAGCATTTGCATTGGCTGCTGCTAAATTACCAGTTAAAACAACGGTTATTAAAAGGACGGCAATGTAATGGATATTAAAGCATTAAGAGATCAAGATATCTCAACACTAAACGAAACGTTAATGACGCTTTTAAAAGAGCATTTT is a window encoding:
- the rplB gene encoding 50S ribosomal protein L2, which translates into the protein MAEVIRRKPTSPGRRFVVNIVDKDLHKGEPYAPLTESKNRISGRNNAGRITTRHKGGGHKRRYRIIDFKRNKDDITARVERLEYDPNRSANIALVLYADGERRYIIAPKGLKAGDSVISGTTVTIQTGNVMPLANIPLGSVVHCIELQPKKGAQIARSAGTSAQLIAKEGSYVTLRLRSGEVRKVLAECRATIGEVSKKEHSLRKLGKAGATRWRGVRPTVRGVVMNPVDHPHGGGEGKTSGGRHPVSPWGTPTKGYKTRSNKRTDKLIVRRRNKG
- the rplC gene encoding 50S ribosomal protein L3 — its product is MAIGLVGQKLGMTRLVNDDGSVTPVSVIKIEPNRVVQTRTLEVDGYSAVQVTTGAKVNKKGEAKVRRVPAAIKGHYAKASQEIGLGLWEFRADPSEISDATSFDISFFGTGHYIDVTGQSKGKGFQGGVKRHNFQMQDATHGNSVSHRAIGSTGQCQEPGRVFKGKKMAGHMGAEQVTQECLEIVKVDNDKNVILVKGSIPGSTNGIVKVSLSPKKDKINVVVTKNIQDNAASEAVESTEA
- the rplD gene encoding 50S ribosomal protein L4, with product MKLKVLNISTKKSTTAEVDDTIFARDYNQSLVHQVTTAYMAGGRQGSKAQKNRAAVSGGGKKPWNQKGTGRARAGTSRGPIWRSGGVTFAAQPRSYAQKVNKKMYKGAISVIFSELARTERLKVVSEFDVQEAKTKNITALLKSLNIKDALLMTDELDENLYLSSRNLYHVGVCDTQSIDPVSLIGYQNVVVTEAALKRIEAML
- the rplV gene encoding 50S ribosomal protein L22, coding for MKEVKAVHKYAKTSAFKARLVADQIRMKSVEEALNLLSFSNKKAAVLVKKVLNSAISNAEHNDGIDIDELKVSSVYIDEGSTMKRIRPRAKGRANRILKRTSHITVGVSK
- the rplP gene encoding 50S ribosomal protein L16, which encodes MLQPKRTKFRKMMKGRNRGLAAGHKVSFGEIGLQATGRCRMTARQIESARRAMTRHVKRTGKIWIRVFPDKPITKKPLEVRMGKGKGSVEYWVCQIKPGQMLFEMQGVDETIAREAFALAAAKLPVKTTVIKRTAM
- the rpsC gene encoding 30S ribosomal protein S3, yielding MGQKVNPKGIRLGIVKDWDSKWYANSQDYPKFLLSDIAVRDFLFEKLSSASVSRVQIERLANNAKVTIHTARPGIVIGKKGADIEQLKATISKMMGIPVHINIEEIKKPELDARLVAENIAQQLEKRVMYRRAVKRVLGNATRLGAQGIKIMVSGRLNGAEIARSEWYREGRVPLHTFRADVDYSSYGANTQYGVIGIKVWIFKGEILDHKKGTLDEVARRGATNQIGKK
- the rpsS gene encoding 30S ribosomal protein S19, translated to MGRSLRKGPFVDEHLIKKVLTAQENNDRKPIKTWSRRSVIVPEMIGLTIAVHNGRAHVPVSVTEEMIGHKLGEFSQTRTFNGHSGDRK
- the rpsJ gene encoding 30S ribosomal protein S10, producing the protein MSNQNIRIKLKAFDHRLIDKSALEIVETAKRTGASVRGPIPLPSKKERFTVLTSPHVNKKARDQYELRTYIRLMDVISPTDKTVDALMKLDLAAGVDVAIKLN
- the rplW gene encoding 50S ribosomal protein L23, yielding MNQEKILKTILSPLVSEKTAMLSASNQYAFKVRVDSNKKEIKTAVELLFGVTVENVTTSVVKGKQKVFKGRIGRRVNWKKAMVKVSEGQMIDVSAS